From the Sphingobacteruim zhuxiongii genome, the window TTGCGATCTCCCAGTACTTCCAGTTGCTCTTCATATTTCTCTAGTCGAGGCAAATAGTCCTCTTCAAGTTTCTTAAGCTGCTTATCAGTAGATTTATTGGCTCCTTTGAACTTGGCATTGATCGCTTCGATCTTTTCCTTCAACCGACTGCTATCAATGGCCTTGCTAACTTCTTGATGCCCTAATGAAGATTGGTCTTGGGCGATCTGAGCCTCGATTTCCGAAAGAACCGAAGCAATGTTTGCTTCTAGCTTTACCTTATTCTTCTCGACCGATTTCTTCCAAACGAACGTATAACGACCAGCGACCGACTCGATCTTGGTGCCATCAACATATTGAACTTTCAGGCTAACATACTCCATATCATGCAGCATACGAACGATACTTGCAAACAGCTCTTGTATCTGTCCTTTAAGACGCTTTCCTCTGAAATAATTGATCGTACGATAATCAGGTGTGCTATTGCCCGAAAGCCACATGAAATGGATATTCTCTTGTAAGGCGCGCTCAATTTTTCGGCAAGAATAGATATTGCTTAAATAGGCGTAGAACAGCACCTTAATGAGCATTCTAGGGTGAAAACTAGTGGTGCCTCCGCCTTTATACTGACGGATAATATGATCTAGATCCAACTGATCAACAACCTGACTCACCAACCGAACCGGATGGTTCATTGGAATACGATCTAAAATATTCTCAGGAAATAGACTCGGACTATTGGATGGAAGCGCTTTGAATTGTATGTTTGCCATATTGTTTTTTTGGGTGCACCTTAAGATACAAAATCTTAAGGACAAAAAAACAGAAAAACCCCGCCATTTTTTAATGACGGGGTTCTTTCTTTAAGAGACCTTTTTAGACAGCCCCTTTATTATTTTGAGTACAGTGTCTGTATTTTAATTCCCTTTAAACTTGGAATCCTCCAAAATTTCTTGTGCGTTTTCTGCTTTCAATAAATCTGTCAGCGTTTTCTCAGGATGTTTTTCCATATACTTCCTTACTATCTGCCAACCGATGAAGGTTCCTAACTTTGGTGCAGACTCATTATTCCCACCTAGCTCTGGCGTAAAAGGTGCTTCTGTAAAATATTTCTGCGTCCTTAAATAATCCGTACTATACAATAAATCTTCCTCCAAAAACCATTGCCAAACATCCCTTTGATACTGTTCTGCCCAGGCTAATTGAGCGCTGGTATAGCCTATTTTAAGTGAATCTTGGCAGTCCGTTAATTGATCCATCGCATAAAGTACTTTTCCATGATAGACCATTTGTTGCAGTGTATTTACATCCGCGTCTTTAATTGGATAAAGTTCTTCTCTAATGACCGCTTCGATAACACGGGGAGTAATATTCTCAGGAGTAAAGCGACGTGAAACGTACAAAGGAATAGATCCTATTAATGCCGGATAGAATGGTGAGTTGGTCCCTAAGAACATATCAAGCCCAATACCAATATACTTCTCGCCAATCGGCACTTGCACTTCAAACCCAGAGAAAAAAGAGATTAGTCTCGGAACCTCATAATTTGGAAAGTAATACTTAATATAACTGAAAGCCGCACTCAGCTCGGCTTCTTGTTTTTTCATATCTGGGTATTTTTTCGCTACCGCTGCTGCCAAATCCACAAAGTCTTTTTTCTTAATTACTTCGCTCAAAACTTCGTTAAGATAGATTGAATCTCGAGGATCACTAACCTTTAACATAAACTGCATGTAATCGGAATAAAACGGATTATACTGTTGTTGCCAGCTCTTGTTTTTAGATTGAATATCTTCAGGCTTCAATTCTGCAATTGCACGATCGAATCGTTCAATTTTAATATCGACCGGTACCGAAGAAACATCAGGCTTCCCCTTTTTTGATTGACAGGAAATAAATAAGAAAGACAGAAACAGAAATAAAAATAGCTTGTTAATAGTAGGACTCATCAAAGTATACGCTAGTGATAGACAAAATTAATTAGTAAATTTACAATAAATTCAGGCACATGAAAATTGCTTTATCACAACTCAACTACCACATCGGAAATTTTGAACAAAACAACCATAAAATAATTCAAGCTATCCAAGTAGCGAAAGCATCTGGAGCAGAATTAATTGTCTTTGCAGAGTTGGCAATTGGTGGATATCCCGCCAAAGATTTACTTCGAAATTCATCATTTTTAGATCAGTGTGAACAGAGCGTTCGCGAGATTGCTCAGGCATGCCAGGGAATTGGATGCATTATTGGCGCACCTGTACGAAATAAAGATGCTGAAGGGAAAGCTCTATATAACACCGCACTTCTTTTAGAAAATGGTGAGGTAAAACATACCGTTAAGAAAAGTTTGCTTCCGGACTATGACGTCTTCGATGAATACCGTTACTTCGAGCCCAATAAACACGTGAACTGTATTCAATTTCACGGCAAGACGATTGCCCTAACCATTTGCGAAGACCTATGGGATGATGACGGACCAAACTCCTACGTAGGTGATATCATGCTTGAATTAGCGAAAGAGCAACCAGATTTAATTATAAATATAGCGGCATCTCCATTTTCGTATACGCACTTTGAGAGCAGAAAAAATGTATTGAGCCGTAATGTAATTAAAACCAACGCCCCATTGATTTATGTAAATCAAGTTGGAGCCCATACTGACATTATTTTTGATGGAAGATCCCTTGCATTTAATAAAAAGGCTGAAATTATCGGAGAGTTGGAAGCATTCAAGGAAGACATGGCTTATGTCGAATTGGAAAAGGATTTAACAGCATTCGAAGAAAACAGAGTAGTTAACCATACTGAGATTTCACTAATTCATCAAGCGATCATTTTAGGCTTAAAAGATTATTTTCAGAAATCTGGCTTTAAGAAGGCAGTGCTTGGTCTTTCTGGAGGTCTTGATTCTGCATTGGTTGCAGCCTTGGCCTGCGAAGCATTAGGACCGGAGAATGTATTGAGTGTACTGATGCCATCAATTTATTCGTCTGACCACTCATTGAAAGATGCTTTGGATTTAGTAAAAAACACGGGATGTGAGCATCGAATAATCCCCATAAAAGATATCGCTAATGCATTTGAAGTTGGCTTAGCAGAAAGTTTTGCAGGTAAATCTCCAGATACTACGGAAGAAAATATTCAAGCTAGAACAAGGGGGACTCTTTTAATGGCGATGTCTAATAAATTTGGTAACATCTTGCTAAATACTTCCAACAAGAGTGAAGCTGCTGTTGGATATGGGACATTATATGGGGATATGGCAGGTTCATTAAGCGTTATTGGTGATGTGTATAAAACACAAGCTTATCAATTGGCAAATTATATTAATCGGGATCGCGAAATTATTCCAGTTAATACGATTGTAAAACCTCCTTCCGCCGAACTGAGACCCGATCAAAAAGATTCTGATTCGCTTCCTCCCTATGATACCCTTGATGCGATTTTATTTCAACTTGTCGAGATGGAAAAATCGGCTAGCGAATTGATCCATCTAGGTTTTGATGAGGCACTTGTACAAAGGATTTCGAAGTTGTTAAACAACGCTGAATTCAAGCGTTTTCAAGCACCTCCTATTTTAAGAGTAAGTCCAAAGGCGTTTGGATCGGGAAGAGCGATGCCTTTAGTTGCAAAATATCCTTTTTAAATTATTGAAATTAAACCTTTAACGAAAGACGTCGTCTAATATTAAAATAAATAAAATTATGAAATCGCTTTGGTCAATAATTATCGTCGGGATTGCTTTATTTTTTGCGTCCTGTTCATCCTACAAGTACAATACGACTAGGGTGCAAAATTTAGATTTCTCTCAATATAAAACCTATGGCTGGTTACCTCCAGTAGACTCTCTTTCCAAGAATTATTTCACAAATGATATTTCTAGAAGTAATATTATCTCTTCTGCAAATAAAGAAATTGAAGCTAGAGGTTTGAGTTATTCAAAGGAAAACCCAGATGTTCTCTTCCGTTATGTGACAATCGTAAACAACAAAAGTCGCGTAGTATATAGCCAAAGCTATGGATGGGGCGGCCCATGGGGAATGTATCGCCCTTGGGGATGGGGATGGTATGGAGGCGGTGCTTCTTACCCTGTTGGAAAAGAGAGATTCCGATATGCTCACGTCATCATTGAAGCAATTGATCGTAGATCGAATGCTGTAGTATGGCAAGCTCGTGGATCTGGTGAAATAAAAAGCCCTGAAAAAGCAATCAATAACCTACCTAAAGTTATTCAGGGTATTTTCAAAGAGTATCCAATGAAATAAATAAGGTATTAGAAAGATATAATAAAAAAGGGCTTCCAAATGGAAGCCCTTTTTTTAATTTATAGGAGAGACTCGCATTAAATAGATGGTCTCTGGTTGATGTAGAAAGGAACTTCTACATGATCTTTCGATTTGTTTATGATCAGCTCTGCGGCCATCTTACCCATCATTTCGAAATCCGTAGAAATCGTTGTAATGCCATTAAGAATAAATTTCTTTAACGGCGTCTCGTTATACGAGATGACACCAACGTCTACTCCTATTTTGAGTTTTTTACCTATTATTTTATCCAAGAGTTTGACTAAATCATCCTCAGCAATATTGATATAACAGGTTCCTACGGAAATCCGCTCTTTATCTAAATCACTTACAAGCGAATGGTTAAAAGCATATTGTTGAGCAAACTTATAAAAGCCTTTTATGATCGACTTTGGATAGTCGCTGTTGTCAGGAAAAATCAATTTAATTGTGCTATACTTTGATAAAGCAGGTAGTGCCTCTTCCAATGCGGAGTAAATGTCTTTCTCATAATTCTCATAAACAGCAGCAAAATCCCCCTGTATATCATCGACATATTTCCCCAACAAGACCAGTTTTTCACGTGGAATATATTTATTAATAATCTCCGAAGCTTGATCTCTACCCTCTTTAAAATGAGGAAAAAGAACATAGTAATCATAAGTCTTCGTCAGATTACTCAATAAGGTTCTTAAATAGGTAATATCACTATTGTAAACGAATAAATCCAAGGCAGCTTCATCGGCCAATTCTTTCGCAAATGAGTCGTATACAATCTTCTTATGCGCACTTAGCTTATTCAATAGCAACGCTATTTTATGCCTTTGTTTAACATCTGTTGTAGCAACATAATATCCCTTACCAGGAATAGATGCTATGACATCAGAATTTTTAAGAAATTTATAAGCTTTTTCGACTGTATCCCTTGAAATATCGACATAAACACTAAGTTCATTAATCGACGGTAACATATCATCTTTCTCCAATGTTCCATTCTTAACCGCATCAATTATAGCAGACGCTAGTTGCTGATACTTCGGTGTCGCCGAAAAATCACTTATTTGAATGGTTTTTAGAAAGTCAGTTACCTTACTAGTCATAGGAGCCGCATTATAATTAGTTTGGTGCTCTTTATATTGCATTCTAATATAGATAAAATACTTTACTTCAAAACTATTTTTAAGATTTGACTTTGAAGTCAAATCTTAAAAATACTGTAAGTCATGCAAATTACCGTCCTGTCCCTACATGAACTTAAAATACCTTAAATGCTTTTGCTAGATGAAATCCGATTGCATCGTGCGATATCGGGTAGATACGATGGGTTATTTTGAGCTGTGAATAATACGCATCGACTGAAGAGGAAATTCCTTTAATTGCGATAAGAGAAGAATGTAAGTGCTTATACCAATATAATTGCTGGAATCTACCAGCTAACCCGCTAGCTCACTCAACATGGTTAAAGAGGGAGCAAAAAACAAACTTCCTGTTTTCGCAGTACTAAAATCTAGTATTCGATCGTAATTACCCTCCGGGTTGCCAACAAACATATTTGTCAACATCTTTTCAACTGTACTAAACGTACTGGCGTAACAGATGAAATAAGTTCCCATCTCATTATCACTAACGCTTCCGAAAGGCATATTATCGCGAACGACTTTGAAGTTATCTCCAACATTTGCTAATGCGCTATGCGAATTGGATGGCTTTTCATTGTCACTCATCTCGATATCCATTGCTTTTGAGCGACCAATAACTTTCTCCTGGGCTTCAATTGAAAGGTTATTCCAAGCGCGAAGATCATGGATGTATTTTTGAACAAATAGATAGCTACCACCAGCGTACCTTGGATCGGCATCTGAAACAACTGCGAAATAATCGCGCTCAGGTCCATGTGGGTTTTCTGTACCATCCACGAAACCTAAAATTGAACGACTATCCCAGTATCGAAATCCTTGAACTTCAACAATACAATTACCAATCTCGTTCATCACTAAGCTAATTTCATTTGCCATATCATAAGCCAAACTCCGTTCATCAGCACGTATATGAAAATGTAGATCCGCCGCGGTTGCAACTGCCGTATGTTTGTCTCCTCGAATAGTTTGAAAATTTTTCAGCTCCTTTGGAAGTGGCGAAGGAAGATTTAATTTTCTCCAAGCATCATGACCGATACCCATAACGACGCTAGCTTTTGCGTTGGGGAAACGATTCAGCACAGAATGATTAAGATTAATCACTAGTGCACAAACGCGTTGAAATATAGTCTTTAAGATGGTTGGGGATATTTGAGAGTTGAGCTCCCAAACAAGGAAAAAGGTGTTATTATTCGGATAATCTGTAACGTTCTGCGCCTGATTTGCAACATTGGAATTATTGACAACCATTTTAATTAGATATATAAGTGATGCTTATTCTTCAAAACGAACAATACGCATCACTTGTTTTATCAATCTAACATTTTTTGATTTAACCCATCGGGCCAAATATTTTATTGAGTATTATATCCTTGATGGCAGTTGGCTCCAATGAGCTTTCAAACTTATCTTTACTAATCCAGATAGGGAAATATTGCTGTTCAACGTCGATAATCCCATGAGAGCCTTTCACTAAGTTCGCATCTAAGGGGGTAATATCGAGTGTAGCACGAAATCCTATCTTTTTTAATAGAAGCTTAAAAATTGCTCTCGACTTTGAAGTCATAAACATCTCTACTGGATCGTAGCCCGGTTTTTTATGAATATCAACCATACGCGCATAATCTGGTGCAACGTTGTCATCTTCCCAGAAATAATAGGTAAACCAAGCATTTCTTTTCGCTAAAACTAACAAGTCGCCAGAACGTTCATGATCCATTCCATAAGCCTTTTGTTCTTCTTTATCCAACACCTTATCCACACCGTCTAATTGGCTTAGTGACTTCTTTACTCGCTCCTGAATGCTTCTATTCTTACAGTATACGTGTGCAATTTGATGATCGGAAACCGCAAATGCATCAGACGCAGCGGCATCCAACAATTCCAATCCACGTTCAATACGAATCTCTAAAAAGCCCTCCTTTCGAAGAGCACGATTAATATGAATTGGTTGATCCACTGCCGCAATTCCATATTCAGAAAGTATAACAACCTCTATCCCTCTTCCTTCAAAAAAAGTAACCAGCTCTTTTACCAAGGTATCAATCTCCAACAGTTCAGACTTAATCAATTCTAAATTAGGCCCATGCTTTTGCAAGCAATAATCTAAATGTGGTAAATAGATTAAATTCAATGTTGGTTGGTGCTTCTCTTCGACATACATGGCTGCATCTGCAATCCAACGAGAAGAAGTAATATTCGCATTTGGTCCCCAAAAATTGAATAATGGGAATTTCCCAAACTTCTCTGTAAGTTCATCGCGCAGCGAAGCTGGATATGCATAGCAGTCTGGCATCTTTCGGCCGTCAGCAAGATAGTTAGGGCGCGGTGTAACGGAATAATCCGCATCGTTGTACATATTGTACCACCAAAACATTTGAGCACACGTAAAGGCTGGATTTCGCTTCTTCGCAGTCACCCATATATTCTCCGACTGAACTAATTTATTGGACTGTTTCCAAAACTGGATTTCAGAAGCGGCATGATCATACCAACCATTCGCGACAATACCATGTTCATTTGGATTTTTCCCGGTTAAATATGTCGTTTGCGCAGCGGTAGTAAGCGCAGGCATCGCAGGCTTTATATCGCCTAAATGATGACGTTTAATATATTCATTTAGAAATGGGGTATATTCCCCTAAGACAGACTGCGACAATCCAACAACGTCTATTACGGCAACTCTATTCATATTATCTTTAGTCTTTTAACTCGTTTAACAGCCATTGCAGCTCACGCGAAATGGAGTCTTCAATAGGCATTTGTAGTGATTTAGGAAGAACAGCCCAAGTATAGGTCTCTACTTCGACATGTCTTGTGCGCTCGCGCTGCTTTTGTAAAGCCAAGACTTCTAAAATATCTTGCTGAGTAGATGAAATTACTCCGTACTGTTCTAAAAAGATGGGTACATGGAAATGACTACGCCATTCCACATGTGTTAGATCCTCGATATCAGGTAAAGCATCCATTAAATCAAGATACTTAACCAATTCATTTGACTTGTTTCTTGCGATAACCTGATGAAGATAAATAGGCTCATCAAATTCCTCTAAAATCTTCTTCTTTTCTTGTCTATCTGCAAGATTATCCGTCAGATTCACTTTCAATGCAGAACTAACTTGAAACTTCCCTATCTGAATACCTAATTGCTCAAGGCGATCAACGGCTTCTGAATGATTTTCGTAAGCCAACGCAAAGTGGCAAACATCATAGCAAATAGTAACGTAACGTTTGACGAGCAGCTTCGATTGCTCTTCATCCAAACCTCGTGTTTTTTGGAAAAAGGAAACTGCTAAAGGAAGGAGCTCTTGCTCATACCATTCAATAAACTCATCTACATTTTCCAATACACCATCGGGCTCTGGTTCAATATCAAGATGCATATATTTGCCCGTCTGAACTTCTTTATCGTAAAGGTAAGCCGCAACTTCAAGAATTTGTTGTGTTGACTCACTACGCATCGTAGTCCATTCTTCCGCAGATTCATCAAACCAAAACCTATAGCTCAGCGGTGAAGTTGATATACCCGCCTCTGCTTTATCTGGTATAAGTTCTGCTAAAATATCAAAAAGGCGAATGGTATAGTCTTTACGCTTTCTACTCGTCCAATCCGGAAAGTGAACCATGTCCTTAACTCTTTTCTCATGAAAATCACCAAAAGGAAATCCATTCAATGTAAAGACATAAACATCATGCTCCTTAAGCCATTGCTGAAACGCCAACAACACATCTGGTTTCGATAACTGCTCACTTGCTTCGGCAGAAATGCGCAGCCCTAAACCAAAAGAAGCATCCGGAGAAACCGCACTCTTTATCTTCGGGACATATTGCGCTAACTGATTGAAATGATCTATCCAATCCTGTCCAGGATGTATATTTGTACAGTATGAGATATGCGTATTAGCTAACTTCATCTAATCGGTTATATTCTTTTTCGAAATCACGTAAAATATCAATCGCTTGTAAAACATAGTCGCCATCAATGTGATGATAATCTCTACCTTTCCCAAGTTTCTCTAACAACACAACAGTCAATCTTCCACCTAGATGTTCTTGGAACTCTGTAAGCCCTTTGAGCAATTGCTGCTTTCCTTCGACTTCAGAGAGTATCGGGTGGTAAACTGGTAATCCCAATTGATGAATTAAATTGACAACTGAAAGTGCTTCTGATTCTGTTAGATTACCGATGAGATAAGAATATATGACGTCAATCGCTAAACCAATAGCCACTGCTTCTCCGTGTAAAACTTCAAAATTACTCAGCTGCTCTAATTTATGCGCGCTCCAATGACCAAAGTCTAAAGGGCGAGAAGATCCCAATTCAAATGGATCACCATTACGTATATGCTCTAAATGTAAGTCAGCGCAACGATAAATCAACTCCTTCATTGATTGAGAATCTCTGCGAGGTAAGTCTTCTACTTGCGCTTGAATCCAATTGTAAAAATCTAAATCTTTGATCAAGGCTACTTTTATCGCTTCAGAAATACCTGCCAACCACGAGCGTTTATCCAAGGTAGCTAGAAAGGAATAATCATTGAAAACCGCAACGGGAGGCGTAAAAGTCCCTAAGAAATTTTTCTTTCCCTTATAATTCACACTATTCTTCACACCAACACCAGAGTCATTCTGAGAAAGCACTGTTGTTGGTATTCTAACATGACGAATTCCTCTGTGAGAAATTGCAGCTGCATAACCTACTAAATCTAGGATTGCGCCCCCTCCTATTGCGAAAACATAGGAGTGTCGATCTACAGCATATTCATCAATCGCTTGAACAATTGATTCAAGTGCTTGCGGATCATTTTTACAAACCTCTCCGCCAGTTATTACCAAGGGAGGCCCAGCTAAAACGACATCATTAAGATCTTTAAAATAGTCCTGCAGCTCCTGATTCAAATTCGGATGATGCTTCCAAACCGAACTGTCAACAACAACGAGCACTTTTTGTTTGAAATCTGGATTTCTCCTTTGTTGAAAGAAATCGCTAAGTAATTTATTATGTGGGGCAAAAATACCCTCTGTAAAATAGATATTGTAAGAATAATCTATGTTAAAGCCTTGTTTTAACACACGTTCCATACGTATAATAATAATTAAGTGACAACAAATTTCTTTGCTAAAACAATAGACAGCGGTAAAATACAACAAACGGCAAGTGCAAGCACCCAGAAACCACTGAGGGCAATCCAACTCGCATTCATCAGAATTAATGCTAAAACCCCGAACTTAACTGCTTTACGAATATCCATGGGTTCTAAAGTTTTCAACGCCTTGAATAACGGTTGACTAATCATAAGCACGAATCCGCCAATGAAAATAAATGCATAAAGATGGCCACTTTGCCACGCAAAATAGCTTAAGATTAAAATAACCAAAAGGTAAAGCCCTAAAGATACCTGTAATGCAGTTTTATTATTTCCATACACCTCTCCACGGGAAATATTTGTTACGGAAGCAATATAGATTACCGGCACAAGTGCGATGTACCAATGTGTTAACGAAGCTGGAATAACAGCAAAACCCAACAACAGATTTAAGCCTCGACACATACCCATTGCTATGGGACCCAGAATAAAATGATGTTTTGCTATCCCATTATACAAAATACACATCACGACAATAGCCAATGCTACGTATAAACAGGTCATGTTGACCTGCATCGCTAACCAGCATGCAATTACAAAGGATACGATTCCGAAAATAGAAGCTGACGATATCGCAATCCTTCCCGACGGTATCGGGCGCTCAGGGCGTTCAATTCGATCTAATTTGGCATCAAAGACATCGTTAAACACAATACCTCCTGTATAAAGCAACATACTAGATACGACGATATTAACGATATCCATCCAAGACGGTAAACCTTGGATCATAAACAAACAGGCAATAGCTAAACCTGCCAGCACATCGCTGATCGCTGTCAACACATTTGAAGGTCTAATCAATTGCATCCATGCCTTCATATCTTCTCCCCTCTGTCTTTATGAAATAATAATAGATCCCTTGTTTAGACGGGGTTGTTGTCCTCCACGTAATATCGTGTTACCTTCAAATTTTGCTGTAGGATCAGCATTCAACGTCTCGTTTAAAGACTCTAAGTCTAAATGATTCGCAACTTTGAATGCATCAATTGCATTGCTATAGGTAACTTTTTCCACACTCGCTCGATCAACACCTTTTTGAAGCATTAGCGCCGCAGTTTTTGGAACTGCTAGCGGATCACTAATTCCCCAATCAGCCGCGGAATTAACCATGATATTTTCAGCGCCATAGGTTTTAACGATATCTACCATACGCTCATTACCCATCTTCGTAAATGGATAAATGGTAAAACCTGCCCAGAATCCTCGATCTAACACATCCTTTACTGTCTCTTCAGAGTTATGATCGATAATTACCATTTGAGGATCCAATCCATGCTCTAAAGCAATTTCCATACTACGTAAGGTACCACGCGTTTTATCACGATGTGGGGTATGAACCTGCACTGGAACATTCGCTTCTTTCGCTAATTCCAATTGTGCTCTATAATATTTCTCTTCTGCCGGAGTTTGATCATCAAATCCGATCTCTCCAATGCCCAAAACACCTTCTTTATAAATAAAATGAGGCAGTAACTCCATCACTTGCTCGGCTAAAGGTTCATTATTTGCCTCACGAGAATTTAAACCGATCGTACAAAAATGTCGGATACCAAATTGAGATGCTCTAAATCGCTCCCATCCAATCAAACTACTGTAATAATCTTTAAATGTATCCAGTCCCGTTCGCGGTTGTCCAACCCAAAAGGCAGGCTCTATAACCAATAAAACACCGGCGTCAAACAGTGCTTGATAATCATCGGTCGTTCGGGAAACCATATGGATATGTGGATCAACAAATTTCATCCCTTTAATCACATCCAATTCCAACGGTATAGGCTTACCCATACTGGATAAGTCTCTATTCATTTCAGTACACATAGGCTTTATTATTTATATGCTTCCAATACTTGTTCTATTGGAGAAATTTGTTCCAATTCTTGAGCATGCGCGATCTTAAATGATTCACTCAAATGCGCATGATTAGCCGCTAAAGCCTGAAGAAGGAGTGCTTTCTTCGCTTCATCGTTCTCTAAATTATAGGCCTCAGCCAATATATCTAAAGCTCGGGACGGTAAATAGTCTTTTGCTAAAATCCATAACATGGGATGGATTTCGCGTTTTGCAGAGTGTCGCTCATAGATATAGTCGACAATAGAGTCTGCCAATGGCTTATTGTTTTTATCAAACAAGCCGTAAATATTTAATATCTTTTTACTGGTAAAGAACGCTTTTAGAACCAATTGATTCCACGATTCTTCATCCAAATATAAAAATGGGAACTTATTATGTTCAATCACTGCTTCTTGAACAGTCCCAATATTATTACGTATACCTTCTTTACAACGCTCAATCCATTGCTCTGGATAGTCCAATATGGGCAATGCGGCATACAGCGCTTCGAGTTCATGCATATCGGCGAACTCAAATAACCGATTGATAAATTGTTGATAGGCTTCCTTATCGTCTGCTATTTGACCGAGCAACCAAACTCTAGCCAACTTTAAGACTGTCCAGTTGACTATCAACAAATTATCGGTATCTTCTGGAGAAATGCTAATTAAGGATTCACGAGTTTCGAAAGTTAAACGTCTATTCAGCGTGGAAAATATACGAACAAAGTGCTTCTTATAATCTTCTTGAATTTGTTTACTGCTCAGTGCTAAATATGCTTTCTCATCTTCGGAAAGCAATTGAAATAGTCTTTCACTTACTTTATCGTTCGTTTTCATCGTTTAGGTTTATCCAATAATAGCAATTCTACTCCTTAAATCCAAACTACTTTTGGAATTTGATTTGCATATCTTTGTATTCAATTTTCATTGGAGGACCAACGTGAACTTGGACACCAATAAGGCCCTTGTCACTCTTGTTTTTCGAATCATTGTCGATCACTTCGCTCATCAATTTCCCGTTCACGTAGTGTGACAGTTTATTTCCCTCAGCTACAATTTCGATTTCATTCCAATCTTCCGACTTGATTGCATTTTTTAAGTTGTCAGCGTTATCTAACGTGTCCAGTACATTTCTATTAGTCCAAGCATTTCCTTTCGCTTCCGCAACAACGCCTTCTTTAATCTCGCCTATCTCAGCACGTTCGCCACGATATGCTAGCGTAGTACGCTTACGTTCTTCGTAATTTTGACCCGTATAGTTTTTCTTCC encodes:
- the eboC gene encoding UbiA-like protein EboC (EboC, a homolog the polyprenyltransferase UbiA, belongs to system of proteins involved in the trafficking of precursor metabolites to an extracytoplasmic compartment so that the biosynthesis of certain natural products, such as scytonemin, can be completed.), which produces MKAWMQLIRPSNVLTAISDVLAGLAIACLFMIQGLPSWMDIVNIVVSSMLLYTGGIVFNDVFDAKLDRIERPERPIPSGRIAISSASIFGIVSFVIACWLAMQVNMTCLYVALAIVVMCILYNGIAKHHFILGPIAMGMCRGLNLLLGFAVIPASLTHWYIALVPVIYIASVTNISRGEVYGNNKTALQVSLGLYLLVILILSYFAWQSGHLYAFIFIGGFVLMISQPLFKALKTLEPMDIRKAVKFGVLALILMNASWIALSGFWVLALAVCCILPLSIVLAKKFVVT
- a CDS encoding 3-dehydroquinate synthase; this encodes MERVLKQGFNIDYSYNIYFTEGIFAPHNKLLSDFFQQRRNPDFKQKVLVVVDSSVWKHHPNLNQELQDYFKDLNDVVLAGPPLVITGGEVCKNDPQALESIVQAIDEYAVDRHSYVFAIGGGAILDLVGYAAAISHRGIRHVRIPTTVLSQNDSGVGVKNSVNYKGKKNFLGTFTPPVAVFNDYSFLATLDKRSWLAGISEAIKVALIKDLDFYNWIQAQVEDLPRRDSQSMKELIYRCADLHLEHIRNGDPFELGSSRPLDFGHWSAHKLEQLSNFEVLHGEAVAIGLAIDVIYSYLIGNLTESEALSVVNLIHQLGLPVYHPILSEVEGKQQLLKGLTEFQEHLGGRLTVVLLEKLGKGRDYHHIDGDYVLQAIDILRDFEKEYNRLDEVS
- a CDS encoding TatD family hydrolase; the protein is MNRDLSSMGKPIPLELDVIKGMKFVDPHIHMVSRTTDDYQALFDAGVLLVIEPAFWVGQPRTGLDTFKDYYSSLIGWERFRASQFGIRHFCTIGLNSREANNEPLAEQVMELLPHFIYKEGVLGIGEIGFDDQTPAEEKYYRAQLELAKEANVPVQVHTPHRDKTRGTLRSMEIALEHGLDPQMVIIDHNSEETVKDVLDRGFWAGFTIYPFTKMGNERMVDIVKTYGAENIMVNSAADWGISDPLAVPKTAALMLQKGVDRASVEKVTYSNAIDAFKVANHLDLESLNETLNADPTAKFEGNTILRGGQQPRLNKGSIIIS
- the eboE gene encoding metabolite traffic protein EboE, whose amino-acid sequence is MKLANTHISYCTNIHPGQDWIDHFNQLAQYVPKIKSAVSPDASFGLGLRISAEASEQLSKPDVLLAFQQWLKEHDVYVFTLNGFPFGDFHEKRVKDMVHFPDWTSRKRKDYTIRLFDILAELIPDKAEAGISTSPLSYRFWFDESAEEWTTMRSESTQQILEVAAYLYDKEVQTGKYMHLDIEPEPDGVLENVDEFIEWYEQELLPLAVSFFQKTRGLDEEQSKLLVKRYVTICYDVCHFALAYENHSEAVDRLEQLGIQIGKFQVSSALKVNLTDNLADRQEKKKILEEFDEPIYLHQVIARNKSNELVKYLDLMDALPDIEDLTHVEWRSHFHVPIFLEQYGVISSTQQDILEVLALQKQRERTRHVEVETYTWAVLPKSLQMPIEDSISRELQWLLNELKD
- a CDS encoding EboA domain-containing protein; translation: MKTNDKVSERLFQLLSEDEKAYLALSSKQIQEDYKKHFVRIFSTLNRRLTFETRESLISISPEDTDNLLIVNWTVLKLARVWLLGQIADDKEAYQQFINRLFEFADMHELEALYAALPILDYPEQWIERCKEGIRNNIGTVQEAVIEHNKFPFLYLDEESWNQLVLKAFFTSKKILNIYGLFDKNNKPLADSIVDYIYERHSAKREIHPMLWILAKDYLPSRALDILAEAYNLENDEAKKALLLQALAANHAHLSESFKIAHAQELEQISPIEQVLEAYK